In Cucurbita pepo subsp. pepo cultivar mu-cu-16 chromosome LG10, ASM280686v2, whole genome shotgun sequence, the DNA window TATCTCTGCGTCTTTCTGCAGCATAAACGAAGCACACTATGTCTTTTGATAATCGATCAGTTCCGAAAGATGTTCTCCATCAAAACAACTATAGTTGTGCAATGGTTGGATCCTTTAAGGTTTCACTAAAGATACGAGGGTCATACCTCCTATAATCACGTAGGTACCTAGCCTCTAGGATTGACAAAGCACTATTGATTTGTTGGGTGGCCACAGTTGTTTGCATTATGACCGAGAATGACTCCCACATCTAGGTCTACTCCTGCTGCAGGCGTTGCTGGGAGAGACGCTACAACATCTGTCCGAGTCAAGAATCTCTTACAAATGAGATTCCCTCTAACCCTACCTTGTCCTCTTGCAAAGGGTCATCCTTGTTATGGATATTTAGTAttgaattatagtttaccatatatatcatatttgattttttataggcaaatatctagatatttgtcttatatTACGACTTACCATatgtatttttccatttattactccTTGCATATCGTTggaatttatttgattataaatagagaattttccCATCATTTAAGTAtggtggttttagcaaatattatcatgGTAGCAGAGTCTTTTCAGTTCAGCAACCCCgatcctttattttttatggctTCTAAATCCtttactcatcttcttctcaacCACCACTGCTCGCTGTGACGCCGTAGGGGCAGTCTCCATAGCTGCCACAGGCAGAACcaattgattactcttcgccTCCACCCTTTTGGCCTCCAAATCACCCTTCGCCATACtttgtacatacaacctcaccttctTCAATAAAATCGATTTCCCTTTAGCCAACCTagcctctctcattttcttcccaatcgaCCCTTCATCCTTTACAAAAACTCTAACCTCAGGATCCTTATCAGCGTTCtcattgaaaatatatgaaatctTGACAAGCCCATCGACCTTCtacagagatttacctttgaaATTCAGGCACCGCACTagcctcttcgccaaccaagtcaCTGCCGACCTCCTCGCCAAAATCGGCTCCCTCACCCCCACTATAGTGACTCTTCCGACTTTAACACCGTCTTCTATTAGATAAAACCtgtgtttttccttatttagattcacacgatttcaTTAGTTGATTGAATACCTCCGTTTGACcctttgacaaacacgtcgaatggattaccaAAGTTTTAGATAGCAATTTTGTAGAAAGTGACACAGATTTAGTTACCACATCTCCAGCCATTTTAggataagttatatttaaataggtaaaTCTGTTCAGAAGATTTCACAACCTGATTTTAAGCacagtcaaaatttcagcaattctctctctttgttattttacgtgttttattttcttccaacaacttccCGTCAACGATTTTCTCTcactgaaaagaaaatgatttccCTGGCCCATTATCGAaaaacaacaagtggtatcagagcccggtTCAAGCCATCGgtggtatatcattgcggaggagCCAACCTATCAgcaatcaagttgaatagcaTCGATCTAACAACACACAGGCCTCAGGTTCGAGTAGAAAAAAATGCAAAGCGCAAAAATAAAcacatcgtggggtccatcccgagcaggctcgctcactcctccacgcTGCCGCCAAGTGCCagcatctccatcaccaccacgaaGAGGCCGACACCGTGATGACGGGCGTTGAGTTGTCGTTGagcgagtgatcagggagacaacGACCACTGTCATTCAGTATCTGATGttgacaaggtccaactaTAACGAGTGGACCTTCTTGATGCGCCTCAACCTATAGGTGCAAGGGTTATGGCACGCTCTCGagccagaggaaggagaaacgatTGAGTACTGGGATGATCGACTGGCTCCGACGGGTCGGTGTACAGCGAGTGCTGGAATCCAACATCGAGCAGCTGCGAAAAGAGCTCTCAGAGATCCGCTTTAAGGACGGCGAATCCgttgatgatttttcaatgcggATCATGGGGCTCGCCAATAGTATCACCACTCTCGGTGANtttattttcttccaacaacttccCGTCAACGATTTTCTCTcactgaaaagaaaatgatttccCTGGCCCATTATCGAaaaacaacaagtggtatcagagcccggtTCAAGCCATCGgtggtatatcattgcggaggagCCAACCTATCAgcaatcaagttgaatagcaTCGATCTAACAACACACAGGCCTCAGGTTCGAGTAGAAAAAAATGCAAAGCGCAAAAATAAAcacatcgtggggtccatcccgagcaggctcgctcactcctccacgcTGCCGCCAAGTGCCagcatctccatcaccaccacgaaGAGGCCGACACCGTGATGACGGGCGTTGAGTTGTCGTTGagcgagtgatcagggagacaacGACCACTGTCATTCAGTATCTGATGttgacaaggtccaactaTAACGAGTGGACCTTCTTGATGCGCCTCAACCTATAGGTGCAAGGGTTATGGCACGCTCTCGagccagaggaaggagaaacgatTGAGTACTGGGATGATCGACTGGCTCCGACGGGTCGGTGTACAGCGAGTGCTGGAATCCAACATCGAGCAGCTGCGAAAAGAGCTCTCAGAGATCCGCTTTAAGGACGGCGAATCCgttgatgatttttcaatgcggATCATGGGGCTCGCCAATAGTATCACCACTCTCGGTGAGAGCATCAGCGAGacagaaatcgtgaagaagatgctgcaggtcgtccccgatcacctcgagcaagtcacaatttcaatcgagacattgcttgacgtgAACGACCTAACGGTAGAAGAGGTGACCGGAAGACTGCGTAACGTCGAGCAGCGGAAGAAAAATACCGTTTCAGCTGTCGACTAGGAGggtcgtctactcctcactgaggaggaatggcttgcacgACTAAAGCTCCTGACGACACCGGCGAGAGCAATGGGCATTCCAGCCGCAAAGGtggtaagaagccatggaaatctCGCTGGCACATGCGCGGGAAAGAGCGGATAAAAAAGGAGGAGTCGACTGACGACGGACCAATCCAGTGCTCGTACTGCGAGAAGAGAGGTCACttgagcaagaattgctggagcaagcttAGGAACAAGGAGACGCccgagaaggcccatgtggctcaatccgaggaggacgagCTGGCCCTTTCCATGGGTGACTGCATCAGTCCTACCTGACGTCCCTAATTCCGATTCCAAATCTACAGAAgtaatcgacgacggcataactgctccggtgagcgtcgaacccgaggaagagctccccaAATCCACAGAGGTACGGCATAACTGCTCTggtgagcgtcgaacccgaggaagagttCCCCAATAACTGCTCCGGTGAGCGTCGAACCTGAGGAAGAGCTCCAATTGTGCATAACAAAGGCATCGATtggggagccaattcaactgaaggagGAGTGAGTGTTCGCTCAAATCGGTGAAAGAGGCGAGCAGCAAGAACACCGGTgatgggtcctcgacacgggggcaacaaaccatatgaccggggcCAAGTCTGTGTTCTCCAAGCTTGACTCAGGGATTTgcgggacggtgaaattcggcgacggctccgtcgtcgagatCAAAGCGCACGGCACCATTCAgttcgtcggcaagggaggcaagcatcacaagctgaccggcgtctacttcatcccgaggctcaaggctaatatTGTGAGTCTGGGTGAACTCGATAAGGCCGGCTGCCACATTTCCATCAAGCGCGGGCTACTTAGGATCCGCGATGATCGATGACGgttgctcacgcaagttcggtGCACGGCAAACTGCCTTTACATCCTAGAGTTTGAGATATAGAGCAACCAGTCAACCGCTCAGCCaggtaccggaggatggaagacctattaagaagaggtgaaccacctggactggcggcgcgccaactcgaagaagaggtggccgaacaagacgtggagtctagaggacatgccgccagggataccgagccatagggctcaagtcgaagttcaaacaaaataaggtagatataccacaaggttttaggaggagattgttagataaaacctgtgttttttcttatttagattcacacgatttcaTTAGTTGATTGAATACCTCCGTTTGACcctttgacaaacacgtcgaatggattaccaAAGTTTTAGATGGCAATTTTGTAGGACGTGGCACAGATTTAATTGCCACATCTCCaaccatttttaggataagttatatttaaataggtaaaTCTGTTCAGAAGATTTCACAACCTGATTTTAAGCACCGTCAAAATTTCAGCAactctctctttgttattttacgcgttttattttcttccaacaattaCCCGTcaacgatttcctctcaccgaaaagaaaaggattttcCTGGCCCATTATCGAAAAACAACATCTCCGTCCTTTTCTCTGGGGGACGTGACTCCCTTGATATCTTTTGACCGAGCAAATCGCCGTGAGAAAAAATCATTTGACGGAGGAGAAATAGTCTAacaaaatttgttggaagaaaaaaaaacgcaagaaaataatagaattaagaagaaaacgaaagcTTTGGGATTTGATTTTGCTGAAAAACATGGTGATTTATTTCTCGTTAGATTGACAATACAATTCTACCCTAAAAATGGCCCAAGTTGCCAACTAAACCTGCACCATAAACATGACCCAAATGGCCAGCTAAAAATATAGTAATCGATTTGACGtgtgtcaaatggtcaaaagaaaagattcaactaactaatttgatttaaaacgtgaaaaaaaaaaactaaataaagaaacCCGCAGTCTTTTATCTAACATCCCTCTTTGTCCATTGGAACTTCACCACCTGCTATGGCGTCGGTTACTTCTCCACCGACTCCACCTACTGTTTTGTTGCCGACCCTCCACTCCTAGCAATGGTGGTGCTGTGAACAGAACCGCTGTCTCTGGATCTCTCATTATGGCTCTCCACTCACTCCtgatggtctctttattagtcagttaaaatatgctcgagatattcttactccTGCTCATTTGCTTAGTAGCAAACCAGTCCACAAGGCCCCACTCCGTTTCgcccctctctttctttcttagtCTAAAATACACCATATAGTTCACATTCTCAGTTTCtgccctcttcttcctctcatgttcctttcttcttcacagCCATCATCgaaccctctctctctctctctctcttgctctTTTCTTAGAATAAAGTCATTGCCCTAATTCTGAAGCTTGGCGTCGCTGCGGGAGACGCTGCATCATCTGTCCAAATCACGAATCCCTTACAACTGAGATTCCCTCTAACCCTACCTTGTCCTCTTGTAGAGGGTCATCCTCCTCTCCGACTCTTCCATGTCTTCTAGGCGGCATGATCTATAACGAACACATAATATTCCAAGTCTAGAGCAGCACTCAACCCATGTATATAGCATACACATCATAGTCTTAGACTCTCAGCATACAATCAGACAATACATCGCATTGCACACATAAATCAATCATAAACAacaattaacatttttttttctgatttttcgTAAGACATACTTGACGACAACGGTGTGTCTGCGATAAGACCAAAGGAGCATTTGGAGCCTACGTGGATAgtctataaaatttataacctaAAACTTTGATACTTATTGTAACAATCTTGTTTTTACTACTAAAATAGAGTTATTACTACAAGCATGTCTTAATTACGAACtcgaaaaaatcttttttaaaaaaattcaaaacgaTATCATGGACTTATatgttcataataaaattGCTAACACAATTacaatggaaaataaataatgggatatttaaataaaaccaagaaaagaatagaataatGCGCTGATCTAGCCAAAAAGCCACAAACAATCGGAACTGCATCTACTCTAGCTTAAGTCTCATGGTTGTCACTCTGACGTCATCATCCATGTAgaggtgtcttgcctttacctaaaagcTAGAGTAGTACctggtttgagtattttaaaaaatactcaataagtgacctCACTACTAAGtagaaaatataatcatgTTTCGGACCTATCATTTCATGGCTTTGGTCTCAACTTTAGTTCGGACAGAATTGAATatatagtacttctctacacatggACCACGCACGTACACATGGACCTCCAGACAAGCTCGTATATGTACCTTCTCGACCTGGTCTTCGACTAGTGTATACTCATGTTGTCAGTATACCACGGAGGGAGGGGAGCGTGCGTAGTATCAAAGTGTGCATAATATTGTAATGTAACATCGTAGAGTACGTGTCCGTACTAATCATAACAAGAAAGTATCCTAATGCACGGGCATATACAATATGTATGAGATCCCCATAgtttaaaatcatgacatgTATTTGTGATGCAATATATATCTTCGTTCATTTTATGCGTAACATAAtcattttatatcattttataatatagtgaaaaaaaatggtaccacactttcataacataacacaATCATCAATGGTAAGTTAGGTTCGACAAAAGTGGACCAAGCACGCTCGATTGAAAGAAACGTGCACTCGAGCTAGGCTACTAGGCTGAATTTTCGAGTCGCGAGGTTGGCTCGAATTTCGAGACTAGGGCTTGGGTCTAGGCAGATCTATTTTATTGGATCtagaaatttttgttgggttacataataaatgatatcaaaatttcatataaataaatactattttcattttagaatataccattttattaaaataactttaattatttacctTTTAtggtaattttcatttatgagTAAGTATATAACGAATAACATGcccatttgaatttaattagtaattaattttattaattattctcaaaaaaataattttaataaaattatataaaactttaattataaacaattaATACATAATTACAtcgaaaatttaattatacgtgaaattattttaaatgagataattattaataaaataataataaattattcaaaaagaaatttatataacaagtaaaaactaattattacaatatttaattaatttaaatttaaatcaattaattatgcattaaatgatgatatattaataaataagttagTAAAAGTAGtcctaataaaaaattaattgattataaataattcaactagtaattaattattgtagCTACgtaattaataattgtattaaataagtaatttatttatttaaataaattattattagtttattttaactaaataattaatcatattaatttttgtaaaggaaagattaattaattaagtatattaaaaataaaattacaaataaaaatgataaatatattaatttaagcgagaaaaatttaaaaagattcaCACGTCATGTTTAAATAAGTTATACAATAATGTACGTTtagttaatatattaataatgcAACGACTCAAGTTTGAAATATATCAGTCCAACGTTTCTCATTTAcactatttaaataatttaaaaaatatatgtgtGTCAAATGCATAGAATCATTACTCAATTAATAATCGAGTCACAACCATGACCTATGATGAGCCAGTCGTGGTCGTCGTGGTGCCATTCCCAGCACAGGGCCATCTCAATCAGCTTCTCCACCTCTCCCGCCTCATCTCCGCCCGCAACATCCCTGTTCACTATGTTGGTGCCACCGTCCACAACTGCCAAGCCAAGGCCCGCATTCACGGTTGGGATCCATCGGAACTCGCCAACCTCCATTTCCATGACTTCAACATTCCCCCTATTCCCTCTCCTTCGCCCGATCCCATGGCGGAGACCAAATTCCCCGCCCACCTCATCCCTTCATTTCAGATTGTGACGGTCCATCTCCGTGACCCTCTCAAACATCTCTTACGTTCGTTCTCTTCTTATGCAAGAAGAATCATTGTCATTCATGATTCTCTAATTGCATTTGTCGTTGAAGATATTAACTCTATACCAAACGTCGAGTCTTACAATTTTTATAGTGTCTCGGCTTTTTCCTTAGCGGTTTATGAtcttgaaacaaaacaaataaatggaaacaaaaactCCCTTTTCAAGGATTTGAATGTTCCATGTCTTGATGGATGCTTCACTCCGGAGTTCTGGGAGTTTGTGAAATTGCAATATGGAGTCCCAATAAAGTATTGTGGGAATCTCTACAACACTTGTAAGGCCATTGAAGAGCCATATTTGGAGATTCTTCAAAGCATCAACCATGAGACTAGGCATTGGGCCATTGGTCCATTTAATCCTGTGGAATTGGGTTCACCAAGGCACACTCACCCTTGCTTGGAGTGGTTGGACCAACAAGAGACTCACTCAGTGGTGTATGTGTCCTTTGGGACGACCACGACCTTGGAAGACGAGCAAATTACTGAAATAGCAGGTACGTtgaagtcccacattgactaattataaaaatgatcaTCGGTAGTAAGGGACGAGATACACTGTAATGgtccaagtctaccgctagcaggtATTATCGATCGGGCTTTTActcaaagtttttttaaaacacgtcttctAGGGCAGATATTATCAATTGGGCTTTtactcatggtttttaaaacgcgtcttctagggagaggtttccacacccttataaagggtgtttcgctctcctccccaacaaaagtgggatctcacaatctaccccgtTCAGAGTCCAACATTCTTGCTAgcactcattttcttctccaatcaatgtgggaccgcccAATCCACcgcccttcggggcccagcatcattgttggtacaccgcctcgtgtccatccCCTTTGGGCTCAGCCTTCTCTCTGGCACATAGCCCGATgtcggctctgataccatttgtaatgaccaagcccaccgctagcagatattgtcctctttgagctttcccttccgagcttttcctcaatgtttttaaaatacatattcaatgtttttaaaacatactcctaggtagaggttttcataccgttttataaagggtgttttgttctcctcctcaaccaatgggatctcacagaccgtttctaatttttttaacataggATCAAATAGGAAAACTAACCAAAAAGTCTAAGTATCAAAATGTgtataatatttcaaattctcGTGATTAAACTTCAATTTCATAGGTGGATTGGAGAAAAGTGGGCAAAAGTTCATCTGGGTGTTGAGAGATGCAGATAAAGGAAACGTCTTTGACGGTGAAGTTAGAAGATCGAAGCTACCAGAGGGGTTCGAGAGAAGGGTGTCGAGAAGAGGGTTGGTGGTGCGAGATTGGGCGCCACAATTGGAGATTTTGAGCCATCCATCGACCGGAGGGTTTGTGAGTCATTGCGGGTGGAACTCTTGCATGGAGAGCATAACGATGGGGGTTCCCATAGCAGCATGGCCAATGCACTCTGACCAACCGAGGAACGCTGTACTAATAACGGAGCTGCTTCGAGTGGGTCTCCTCATTAGGGATTGGGCTAACCGAAACGAGTTAGTAATGGCAACAACCATAGAAAATGCAGTACGAAAGCTTATGGCATCAGAGGAAGGTCAAGAGATGAGAAAGGTAGCGAACGAGCTTGCCACCGCCGTACGCCGATCAGTTGTAGATGGCGGAGTGTCTCAAGTGGAATttgattctttcatttctcatATTACAAGAGACGATTAATGTTGTGTGTTTACCcttcctttccctttcccctATCTTCGTGTTCGTATCATACTTTTGAGTCTCAACGTTTCTCTTCCTCCATCTTTGTCACGACCTGATATTTTGAGCCTTAAAATCTCGAACTATGACTAAAAATGACGAAAGTGAAGTCTAAttacaatttaaaacaaataacaccacgaatgaaaacaaattgaaatctaattacaaatcTGATCGTATCACCGCATTTTTCCTAATGTGGTTGACCGTGTTGGTGGCCCTCGGTGTTCTCAAGTTGTAGCTCCCTCGTAGCCTTAACTGCTCTCAGGACGGTAGGACGTGGTCGGGATCCTAGCTTAATAGTACAATGAATCCTCTCATTCAGGCCTAGGATGAACCTTTGAGCCACCTTCATCTTTGTGTCAACAAGTCAGAGGTAGACTTCTTCAGTCTCATGAACTCTCTTCTCTAGGTAGTGATGGAGCGTTTAGGTAATAATACTCCCAAAAGGGCCTTTTAAATTATGACCATGGTATCACTCCTCCGTCAAGATTGAGGATGTCTCAAGTATCTTTCTACCATATCTCTGCGTCGTTTTGCAGCATAAATGAAGCACACAATGTCTTTTGATAATCGGGCAGTTTATCAACTGAAAGATTGTCTCCATCGACAATAGCTATAGTTGCACAACAGTTGGATCCTTTAAGGTTCCGCTAAAGATACGGGGTCATACCTCCTCAAATCCTACAGGTACGTAACCTCTAGGATTGACAAAGCACTAATGGCCTATTGGGTGGCCACCATTGTTTGCTTGTTCGAGTCACGGATACCTCACAATCGGGACACACTCTACCCTGCCTTGTTCTCCACACACAATCATACTATACATTGCATTGCACACATGAATCAATCATAAACAACAATTAgcattatctttttttttttatgtttcgTAAGGCATACTTGACGGCAACGGTGTGTCAGCGGTGGGACCAAAGGAGCATGTCGAACCTACATCGTAGGCCAGTGTACAGAATCTATAACCTAAAgctatgatatatttttactattaaaaCCAAGAAAAGAATAGAACAATGCTCTGATCTAATCTAAAAGCGACAACATAAAATGCATTTACTCTAGCTTAAGTGAGAGTAGCGCgtgatttgaatattttaaaaaatacttagtaagtgaccccactactGAGGTCAAGAAATGTaatcacatgcaatcatgTTTGGACCTGTCGTTTCATGCTTTAGTCTCAACTTTCAGTCCAGATAGAATTGGATGCAGTACTTTTCTACACATGGCCTAAGCACGTACACATGGACCCAGGGCAAGCTCGTATATGTATCTCCTGAACCTAGCCTTCAACTAGTGTACACTCATGATGTCGATATACTATGGAGGGAAGGGAGCGTGCATAGTATCATGGTGTACATATTACCGTATCGTAACATCATAGTGTACGTGTTCGTACTGATCATAACGAGAAAGTATCTCGATGCACCTAAATATACAATTTGCATGAGCTCCCCATAGTTTAAAATCATGGCATGTATTTGTGATAGAATATATATCTCTGTTTATTTCATACGTAACATAATcattttatgtcattttataatatagtGAAAAACATGGTACCACACTTTCATAACATAGGACAATCATCGACGACATAACATGTTAACATGATATCCCATAACATCATATATCTCATAATTACAACATATCATAACTTAATAAGAAAACATTAAACAAACACAAGGTACGATACGTGCAAGGGTCATAGGGAGCGCATCGTTCATACTTCAAgcaattcatccaaccaaatCCGTAGTTAAGCCACTTACCTGAGCTTAAATTGGAATCGCTAATTTATCCTCGAAGCTAGTTTAGATTTGTCCAagtccaagtcaacctatgtgagttCACGTCACCGGATTAAAATACGTTGAGCAGCCTAGTCTAAttatgtaacggcccagattcaccgctagcaaatattgttctcttcgtctttgggcttcccctcaaggctttaaaacgtgtctgctaggagaaggttttcacacccttataaatgatgttttgttctcctccccaaccaatgttgggacatcacaatccaccccccttcggactccagcgtcctcgctggcacatcgcctcgtgtctacccccctttggagaacagcgagaaggctggcacatcgtccaagggaaggtttccatacccttataaatgatgattTGTTCACCTCccaaaccaatgtgggacatcacaatccaccccccttcgagccccagcgtcctcgctggcacaccgcctcgtgtctaccccccttcagagaacagcgagaaggttggcacatcgttcgggggaaggcttccacacccttataaatgatgttttgttctcctccccaatcagtgtgggacatcacaatccaccctccttcgagcCCCagtatcctcgctggcacactgccttgtgtctaccccccttcggagaacagcaagaaggctggcacatcgtttggtgtctggttctgataccatttataacggcccagatccaccgctagtagatattgtcctctttgggcttcccctcaatgtttaaaacgcgtctgctagggaaaggtttccacaccttatatggtgttttgttctcctccccaaccaaggctttaaaacgggtctgctaggggaaggtttccacacccttatatggtgttttattctcctccccaaccaatgtgggacatcacaaattAATACTCATAATTTACCATCTAGTTAGGCTTACAACACTTATTTATCTCAAATGCCTTTGAAAATGCTAAAATCGACTCTGAATGGgtaaaaaatggtaaattagGTTTGAAAAGAATGGAACGAGGTAAAAATCATTAAATCGAGTCGTTTAAGTCGTTGGAGCCTCCAGAAGTCGAGCTAAAGCCGTCGAGCCAGAGCCAAGCCGAAACGAGAGGGGCCCAGGTCAACGTTCGATTTGGGTCAAGTAACGGGTTGCAGGCATAGGTCGCTGCAGATCTGACCATCCTTGGATCGAAAGTGGAGTTGAACCGTTTAAGTCGTGTCTCCTTTTGGAGATAAGAAGAACTGGAATCGAGCTTGGAAGACATCGACTGTAGGTTTGTTGTTTGGACCAAGCACGTTGGGTTAAAGGAAACATGCATGCGAGCTAGGCTACTCAAGATGGATTTCTGAGTCTACAAGGTTGGGGTTCGTGTTTTACCGAGGCTACGAGTTGAGTTATAGCTCAAATTTTGAGACGAGACTTGGGTCCAGGCAGATCTATTTTATTCGAtctagaaaattttgatatacaTCACCTCATTTTAggtaattcaattttattacactacattttaaataattaatccgttagttattttattgttattaaattaagttattaaaataattttaattacttaaattttatttttattttaatttattaataagtATATGATGTCCCGGcctttgaatttaattaataattatcctaaattaaataattttaataaaattatataaataattaataaaataattacattgAAGAATTgattaagaaattattttaaatagatatacttataatttatatgataattattaataaaataataataaattattcaaaaaaaagtttatataacacgtaaaaactaattattacaatagaatatttaattaattttaatttgaatcaattaattatGCTTTAAATTATGacatattaataaataagtaggTAAAAAATAATcccttaattataaataatttctttgtCATAgctataattaattttttttagataattgttagctaactaattaattattttattagataagtaatttatttatttaacaaaattttatttttaaaattaaatcaagtatatatttaaatacattattattagtttattttaactaaataattaattatattcgTTTtagtaaacaaaaattaattaattaagtatatttaaaaataaaattacaaataaaaatgaaaaatatattaattcaaG includes these proteins:
- the LOC111804328 gene encoding uncharacterized protein LOC111804328 encodes the protein MAGDVVTKSVSLSTKLLSKTLVIHSTCLSKGQTEKVDGLVKISYIFNENADKDPEVRVFVKDEGSIGKKMREARLAKGKSILLKKVRLYVQSMAKGDLEAKRVEAKSNQLVLPVAAMETAPTASQRAVVVEKKMSKGFRSHKK
- the LOC111804422 gene encoding zeatin O-glucosyltransferase-like → MTYDEPVVVVVVPFPAQGHLNQLLHLSRLISARNIPVHYVGATVHNCQAKARIHGWDPSELANLHFHDFNIPPIPSPSPDPMAETKFPAHLIPSFQIVTVHLRDPLKHLLRSFSSYARRIIVIHDSLIAFVVEDINSIPNVESYNFYSVSAFSLAVYDLETKQINGNKNSLFKDLNVPCLDGCFTPEFWEFVKLQYGVPIKYCGNLYNTCKAIEEPYLEILQSINHETRHWAIGPFNPVELGSPRHTHPCLEWLDQQETHSVVYVSFGTTTTLEDEQITEIAGGLEKSGQKFIWVLRDADKGNVFDGEVRRSKLPEGFERRVSRRGLVVRDWAPQLEILSHPSTGGFVSHCGWNSCMESITMGVPIAAWPMHSDQPRNAVLITELLRVGLLIRDWANRNELVMATTIENAVRKLMASEEGQEMRKVANELATAVRRSVVDGGVSQVEFDSFISHITRDD